The Parvibaculaceae bacterium PLY_AMNH_Bact1 genome window below encodes:
- a CDS encoding ParA family protein (Derived by automated computational analysis using gene prediction method: Protein Homology.) → MYVIAFASQKGGSGKTTLAGHIAVEAERTGLGPVVLMDTDPQGSLSQWWNVREADTPAFVRTSENGLASDLAALRAAGTGLVVIDTPPAITSTIGQVIAEADLVVIPTRPSPHDLRAAGATVQICEDVDKPLVFAINGASPRARITTEAAIALSHHGAVSPAIVHQRIDFASAMIDGRTVMELGGSSRSPGEISELWSFLRNRLTGETASPLLSPAETKTTKEPLSPLGDGSSLRGAA, encoded by the coding sequence ATGTACGTGATTGCGTTCGCGTCTCAAAAGGGCGGTTCAGGCAAAACCACCCTGGCCGGGCATATAGCGGTCGAAGCGGAGCGGACGGGACTTGGTCCCGTCGTGTTGATGGACACGGACCCTCAGGGGAGCCTGTCCCAATGGTGGAACGTTCGAGAGGCTGATACACCAGCCTTTGTGCGAACTTCTGAAAATGGCCTGGCGTCTGATTTGGCAGCGCTGAGAGCCGCAGGAACGGGACTGGTTGTGATTGATACACCTCCAGCGATCACATCGACGATCGGCCAGGTTATTGCCGAGGCAGATCTTGTTGTGATTCCGACCCGCCCAAGCCCACATGACTTACGTGCAGCAGGTGCGACAGTTCAGATCTGCGAAGATGTCGATAAACCGCTGGTCTTTGCCATTAATGGCGCAAGCCCAAGGGCGCGCATTACGACAGAAGCTGCCATTGCTCTTTCGCATCACGGCGCCGTGTCGCCTGCCATCGTTCATCAGCGCATTGACTTTGCTTCAGCCATGATCGATGGACGCACCGTTATGGAGCTTGGTGGCTCATCGCGGTCGCCTGGCGAAATCTCTGAGCTTTGGAGCTTCCTTCGGAACCGTCTGACCGGCGAAACCGCCTCTCCGCTTCTGTCTCCTGCCGAGACCAAAACAACCAAAGAACCGCTGTCACCATTGGGTGATGGGTCTTCCCTAAGAGGCGCCGCCTAA
- a CDS encoding adenosylmethionine--8-amino-7-oxononanoate transaminase (Derived by automated computational analysis using gene prediction method: Protein Homology. GO_function: GO:0004015 - adenosylmethionine-8-amino-7-oxononanoate transaminase activity [Evidence IEA]; GO_process: GO:0009102 - biotin biosynthetic process [Evidence IEA]) produces the protein MASFPPINPAFPSPPKWLQDSAPHVWLPYAQMQTVPMTLPAVKTEGVRITLEDGRELIDGVSSWWTAAHGYNHPHIREAVAKQLEQMPHIMLGGFAHEPAFRLAKRLADILPGDLNHTFFSESGSVSVEIAMKIAVQYWINQGVRGRHHFVSFRGGYHGDTLGTMAVCDPDEGMHTLFKGVIPEHLLTDIPRGADAEERFDAFLKTHAHEVAAVVMEPLVQGAGGMLFHPPETLQIIRRCCDRHNVLLIVDEIFTGFGRTGTLFACHQAEIIPDIMTLSKALTGGTMALATTTARTHVFEAFLSDDPAKALMHGPTYTGNPLACAAANAALDLFEQEPRLEQVASIEAQLKRDLEPARSVKGVQDVRVLGAIGVIEVDDLKDAEWLKRRFIEEGVWVRPFANIIYTTPPLVIEEADLRALTQAMLRVLAEWEQK, from the coding sequence ATGGCCAGCTTTCCCCCAATAAACCCTGCCTTTCCAAGCCCGCCGAAATGGCTGCAGGACAGTGCTCCTCATGTCTGGCTGCCTTATGCACAGATGCAAACAGTGCCGATGACCCTGCCAGCGGTTAAAACCGAGGGCGTGCGCATAACTCTGGAAGACGGGCGGGAGTTGATTGACGGTGTGTCGTCCTGGTGGACGGCGGCCCACGGGTACAATCATCCGCATATCCGCGAGGCGGTCGCCAAACAGCTTGAGCAGATGCCCCACATTATGCTGGGCGGGTTTGCCCATGAACCCGCCTTTCGACTGGCCAAACGCCTTGCAGACATTCTGCCTGGGGATCTCAACCACACATTTTTCTCCGAGTCCGGATCCGTCTCAGTTGAGATCGCTATGAAGATCGCTGTGCAGTATTGGATCAACCAGGGCGTGCGCGGGAGGCATCATTTTGTCAGCTTCCGGGGCGGATACCATGGGGACACACTGGGGACGATGGCGGTCTGCGATCCGGACGAGGGAATGCACACCCTCTTTAAGGGCGTCATCCCGGAACATCTGCTGACTGATATTCCGCGCGGGGCCGATGCAGAAGAACGTTTTGATGCGTTTCTCAAAACTCATGCCCATGAAGTTGCCGCGGTCGTCATGGAGCCACTTGTGCAGGGCGCTGGGGGCATGCTGTTTCACCCGCCCGAAACGCTGCAGATCATTCGGCGCTGCTGCGACCGCCACAATGTGCTTCTCATCGTTGATGAGATCTTCACGGGGTTTGGCCGGACAGGCACCCTCTTTGCCTGCCATCAGGCCGAGATTATTCCAGACATTATGACGCTCTCCAAAGCGCTCACCGGGGGCACGATGGCGCTCGCAACGACGACCGCGCGGACCCACGTTTTCGAAGCGTTCCTGAGTGACGATCCAGCCAAAGCCTTGATGCATGGCCCTACCTATACGGGCAATCCCCTTGCCTGCGCCGCTGCCAATGCAGCGCTTGATCTCTTCGAGCAAGAACCAAGACTGGAGCAGGTTGCCAGCATAGAGGCTCAACTTAAACGGGACCTGGAGCCAGCCCGCTCCGTTAAGGGGGTTCAAGATGTACGGGTTCTTGGGGCAATTGGGGTCATAGAAGTCGATGATCTCAAAGATGCGGAATGGTTGAAACGCCGGTTCATCGAAGAAGGTGTTTGGGTTCGTCCGTTTGCGAACATCATCTACACCACCCCGCCATTGGTGATTGAGGAGGCCGATCTGAGAGCGCTCACCCAGGCCATGCTGCGGGTCCTGGCTGAATGGGAGCAAAAATAG
- a CDS encoding DUF4336 domain-containing protein (Derived by automated computational analysis using gene prediction method: Protein Homology.), translating to MSQKRMLQKIGNEIWMADGDCVSFYGFPYPTRCLVVRLQKGGLWIWSPIKPTPELLSEVRALGAVQHLVSPNKLHYLFMGAWAGVFPDAKLWGPSSTIAKCPDLEFETALAETPPTDWADEIDQVWMQGSPALDEIVFHHKSSGTTILADLSENFSAAFLAEHWKPWARWIARRWKIVEGWGYAPLEWRLSFIFRKPARAAKTRILDWPTEQVVMAHGEWQPSDGQAFLKRAFAWL from the coding sequence ATGTCTCAAAAGAGAATGCTTCAGAAAATTGGAAATGAAATCTGGATGGCAGATGGGGATTGCGTGAGCTTCTATGGATTTCCCTATCCAACCCGGTGCCTTGTTGTTCGACTCCAAAAGGGCGGACTGTGGATCTGGTCCCCAATCAAACCAACACCTGAGCTGTTGAGCGAAGTAAGAGCCCTGGGGGCTGTTCAGCATCTGGTGAGCCCGAACAAACTCCACTACCTGTTTATGGGGGCGTGGGCAGGGGTCTTTCCCGATGCAAAGCTATGGGGCCCGTCATCCACAATAGCGAAATGTCCTGACCTTGAATTTGAAACTGCGCTTGCTGAGACGCCGCCGACGGATTGGGCAGATGAAATTGATCAGGTCTGGATGCAAGGGTCCCCAGCTCTGGATGAGATTGTGTTCCATCACAAATCCTCGGGCACGACGATCCTTGCGGACTTGTCGGAAAACTTCAGCGCGGCGTTCTTGGCCGAGCATTGGAAGCCGTGGGCGCGATGGATTGCACGTCGGTGGAAGATTGTCGAAGGCTGGGGGTACGCACCGCTGGAATGGCGGCTCTCTTTCATTTTCCGGAAACCCGCCAGGGCGGCGAAGACGCGCATTTTGGACTGGCCGACCGAGCAGGTCGTCATGGCCCATGGAGAGTGGCAACCAAGCGATGGCCAGGCCTTCCTCAAAAGGGCTTTCGCGTGGCTCTAG
- a CDS encoding histone deacetylase family protein (Derived by automated computational analysis using gene prediction method: Protein Homology.), which translates to MRYVLADAQTKHDPNFFLASGIISENEEVPARADILAKGAEKAGLTRVVPDDYGLGVISRCHTPEYLQFLKNIYTRWSRKPGAPKEVIPNIHPQRRDFGYPAAADGQVGYHTADTSAPIGEHTWESAYWSAQTAAHAAELVLAGADSSYALCRPPGHHAMRDIAGGFCYLNNSGIAAEVLRQQHERVAILDIDVHHGNGTQDVFYERPDVLTVSLHVDPVRFYPFFWGHADERGDGAGRGYNLNLPLRRRTADDEYLVALDQALERIDAFAPDALVLALGLDSFEGDPFDGLSISTPGFARIAAAISERDIPTVIVQEGGYICPELGDNLTSFLTGFSSARG; encoded by the coding sequence ATGCGTTACGTGTTGGCGGACGCACAGACAAAACACGACCCGAATTTTTTTCTCGCAAGCGGGATCATCTCAGAGAATGAAGAGGTCCCTGCGCGCGCCGATATTCTTGCAAAGGGCGCAGAGAAAGCGGGGCTCACCCGAGTTGTCCCCGACGATTATGGCCTTGGCGTCATCAGCCGCTGTCATACGCCGGAATACCTGCAGTTTCTCAAGAACATCTACACCCGCTGGTCGCGCAAACCCGGTGCACCAAAGGAAGTCATCCCCAACATACACCCACAGCGTCGTGACTTTGGTTACCCCGCTGCCGCTGACGGGCAAGTTGGCTATCACACAGCCGATACCTCCGCCCCCATCGGTGAACATACTTGGGAGAGCGCCTATTGGTCGGCCCAGACAGCCGCGCATGCTGCCGAGCTCGTTTTGGCGGGGGCCGATAGTTCGTACGCGCTCTGCCGCCCCCCAGGGCACCACGCCATGCGCGATATTGCCGGCGGGTTTTGTTACCTCAACAATTCAGGCATCGCAGCCGAGGTGCTGCGCCAACAGCATGAACGTGTCGCCATTCTGGACATTGACGTACACCACGGGAACGGCACGCAAGATGTGTTTTACGAACGCCCGGATGTGCTGACCGTCTCTCTTCATGTTGACCCTGTCAGATTTTATCCATTCTTCTGGGGACATGCAGATGAGCGAGGCGACGGTGCCGGTCGGGGATACAATCTCAACTTACCGCTGCGCCGTAGGACAGCAGACGATGAGTATCTGGTAGCGCTTGACCAGGCGTTGGAACGTATCGATGCCTTTGCGCCGGACGCGCTTGTTCTTGCGCTTGGTTTGGATTCCTTTGAAGGCGATCCGTTTGACGGGCTTTCAATTTCAACGCCGGGCTTTGCGCGCATCGCGGCTGCGATCTCCGAGCGCGACATCCCTACTGTTATTGTTCAGGAGGGTGGCTATATCTGTCCGGAACTGGGCGACAACCTCACGTCCTTTCTAACCGGATTCTCATCAGCCCGAGGGTGA
- a CDS encoding GNAT family N-acetyltransferase (Derived by automated computational analysis using gene prediction method: Protein Homology.): MDITNPDQRSAQTFANQFPDLVHQTGAATYNYLFGPDRALFDAFMKQSWMAPKNLFSHSETTIIADGSTLLGIELGYGGSDWYRFHSSGGTVIGNLFEAGSLNEEGLIALGERSNLISYMNPHIPDHAYYITALSVAASARGTGLGAKLLTNAIDRARKEGYQELHLDVFSDNPAVKFYQSMGLTCMSETVAPIPCRTHNVPMEMRMVIAL, encoded by the coding sequence ATGGATATTACCAACCCCGATCAAAGATCCGCACAAACGTTTGCAAATCAGTTTCCTGATCTCGTTCATCAGACTGGCGCTGCAACATATAATTATCTGTTCGGGCCAGACCGCGCCCTCTTCGACGCCTTTATGAAACAGAGCTGGATGGCACCAAAAAACCTCTTCTCCCATTCGGAAACAACAATCATTGCCGATGGATCAACGCTTCTGGGCATTGAGCTCGGCTATGGGGGAAGTGACTGGTACAGGTTTCATTCCTCCGGCGGCACCGTGATCGGGAACCTCTTTGAAGCGGGAAGCCTCAACGAAGAGGGTCTTATTGCGCTCGGCGAGAGATCCAATCTCATCAGTTACATGAACCCCCATATTCCCGATCACGCCTACTATATCACTGCACTGTCCGTCGCAGCGTCAGCGCGCGGAACAGGACTTGGTGCCAAACTGCTCACCAATGCCATAGATCGCGCCCGCAAAGAGGGATATCAGGAACTCCATCTGGATGTCTTCTCCGACAACCCAGCTGTGAAATTCTACCAATCAATGGGCCTCACCTGCATGTCTGAAACGGTTGCTCCCATCCCGTGCCGCACGCACAATGTACCGATGGAAATGCGAATGGTGATTGCTCTATGA
- a CDS encoding TetR/AcrR family transcriptional regulator (Derived by automated computational analysis using gene prediction method: Protein Homology.), whose amino-acid sequence MDAQTLSSDEDIKLTKGERRRAEIISLGRNLLIEEGYDAFVLRTVAAQAEITLGNLQYYFPVREDLLEAIGNEEFARGLDIVQSAHRGSGTPEEKLAEMVRGLVGEWHHTGGRVYAVIAMLALHQERFRHLHAHQYRCFYQAVAELLKAINTKATDKEALRQARLITSMMDGSLFQVALEGKGSRAERKKFDEEIVAAILKAVTP is encoded by the coding sequence ATGGATGCGCAGACCCTGTCTTCTGATGAAGATATTAAGCTGACCAAAGGAGAAAGGCGCCGCGCGGAAATCATCTCCCTGGGCCGAAACCTTCTAATTGAGGAAGGGTATGACGCCTTTGTGTTGCGCACGGTCGCAGCCCAAGCTGAAATCACCTTAGGGAATCTGCAGTATTACTTTCCCGTGCGCGAGGACTTGCTGGAAGCAATCGGCAATGAAGAGTTCGCCCGTGGACTGGACATTGTGCAGAGCGCACATAGGGGGTCAGGCACGCCTGAAGAAAAGCTTGCTGAGATGGTGCGGGGGTTGGTGGGAGAATGGCATCATACAGGCGGCCGCGTTTATGCGGTGATCGCAATGCTGGCGCTGCATCAGGAACGGTTCAGGCACCTGCATGCACACCAATACAGGTGTTTCTATCAAGCCGTCGCAGAACTCTTAAAGGCCATCAATACTAAGGCAACGGACAAAGAGGCGTTGCGTCAGGCGCGCCTCATCACTTCCATGATGGATGGATCTCTTTTTCAGGTGGCACTTGAGGGCAAAGGATCGCGCGCCGAACGCAAAAAATTCGACGAAGAAATTGTGGCAGCGATCCTGAAGGCAGTTACGCCTTAA
- the bioB gene encoding biotin synthase BioB (Derived by automated computational analysis using gene prediction method: Protein Homology. GO_function: GO:0004076 - biotin synthase activity [Evidence IEA]; GO_function: GO:0051537 - 2 iron, 2 sulfur cluster binding [Evidence IEA]; GO_function: GO:0051539 - 4 iron, 4 sulfur cluster binding [Evidence IEA]; GO_function: GO:1904047 - S-adenosyl-L-methionine binding [Evidence IEA]; GO_process: GO:0009102 - biotin biosynthetic process [Evidence IEA]), whose amino-acid sequence MNIQTPVSEQTAAPETTALRHDWSREEVEALFALPFNDLIFRAQTVHREWFDPNEVQKSMLLSVKTGGCPEDCGYCSQSSKYDTGLSASKLMEVEKVLDGARRAKEAGASRYCMGAAWREPKERDMPAIVAMIKGVREMGMETCMTLGMLSPEQTIQLKDAGLDYYNHNIDTSEEFYPSIITTRTFQDRIDTLERVREAGINVCSGGILGLGEERQDRAGMLMALGNLTEHPQSVPINMLIPIEGTPLGENAKIDAIEFVRTIAVARIMMPKSIVRLSAGREWMSDETQALCFLAGANSIFVGDELLTTKNPGQDKDQALFDKLGLEPMPAHQCPSEV is encoded by the coding sequence ATGAATATTCAGACGCCAGTGTCCGAGCAGACCGCCGCACCTGAGACCACCGCCCTCCGCCACGATTGGTCACGCGAGGAAGTTGAAGCGCTGTTTGCCCTTCCCTTCAATGATCTCATTTTCCGCGCCCAAACAGTGCACCGTGAATGGTTTGATCCAAACGAAGTGCAAAAGAGCATGCTTTTATCCGTCAAGACTGGTGGCTGTCCGGAAGATTGTGGCTATTGCTCTCAGAGCTCGAAGTATGACACAGGCCTCAGTGCTTCCAAGCTAATGGAAGTTGAAAAGGTCCTAGACGGCGCACGACGCGCCAAAGAAGCTGGAGCGTCCCGCTATTGCATGGGTGCTGCCTGGCGCGAGCCAAAAGAACGTGACATGCCGGCAATCGTCGCCATGATCAAAGGCGTGCGGGAAATGGGCATGGAAACATGCATGACCCTTGGCATGCTGAGCCCAGAACAGACAATCCAGCTTAAAGATGCCGGACTCGACTACTACAACCACAATATCGATACATCAGAAGAATTCTATCCATCAATCATCACGACACGGACCTTCCAGGATCGTATCGACACCCTAGAACGCGTTCGCGAAGCAGGGATCAATGTTTGCTCCGGCGGTATCCTGGGCCTTGGTGAAGAACGCCAAGACCGCGCCGGCATGCTGATGGCTCTTGGTAATCTCACAGAACATCCGCAGTCTGTGCCGATCAACATGCTAATCCCGATTGAAGGCACACCTCTTGGCGAGAACGCGAAGATTGACGCAATTGAATTTGTGCGCACGATTGCGGTTGCCCGCATCATGATGCCTAAATCCATCGTTCGCCTGTCAGCAGGCCGCGAATGGATGTCAGATGAAACACAGGCGCTCTGTTTCCTGGCCGGCGCGAACTCGATCTTTGTTGGGGACGAGCTGCTCACCACAAAGAACCCAGGCCAGGACAAGGATCAGGCGCTGTTCGACAAGCTGGGCCTTGAGCCGATGCCTGCGCATCAGTGCCCGTCTGAGGTTTAA
- the bioF gene encoding 8-amino-7-oxononanoate synthase (Derived by automated computational analysis using gene prediction method: Protein Homology. GO_function: GO:0008710 - 8-amino-7-oxononanoate synthase activity [Evidence IEA]; GO_process: GO:0009102 - biotin biosynthetic process [Evidence IEA]), with the protein MSSLDDMALRKLAELEAGNLRRRLKETDRNAGAYVQRDGRTLISFCCNDYLNLAHEPRVLEAAKRALDERGASSGASRLVTGNHSIFTELERRLAELKQTDDCLVFGSGYLANLGIIPTLMKPGDLVLADELSHSCLLSGTDLSGATAFRFRHNDLEHLSELLDTHRPAAKNCLIVTDGVFSMDGDLAPVWDMAEIAKVHDAWLMTDDAHGIGVLAEGRGSSFVTGAKAEVPLQMGTLSKAIGSYGGYICASQPVIDLLRTRARTLIYSTGLPPASAAAAIAALEIIEAEPDYAALPVEKANRFTRALNLPAAESPIVPLVLGDPETTLEASAFLEEQGFLVTAIRPPTVPQGTARLRFTFTALHKDEDIDRLAGLVRTQILERRAAE; encoded by the coding sequence ATGAGCTCACTCGACGACATGGCACTGCGGAAACTGGCCGAGTTGGAGGCTGGAAACCTGCGTCGTCGCCTGAAAGAGACCGACCGGAATGCGGGGGCATATGTCCAGCGTGATGGCCGGACGCTCATCTCCTTCTGTTGCAACGACTATTTGAACCTCGCCCACGAACCGCGTGTGCTGGAGGCGGCCAAACGGGCGCTTGATGAACGTGGCGCGAGTTCGGGCGCCTCGCGCCTGGTAACCGGTAACCATTCCATCTTTACGGAATTGGAGCGGCGCCTCGCTGAACTCAAGCAGACTGACGACTGCCTGGTCTTCGGATCGGGCTATCTCGCTAACTTAGGCATCATCCCAACCTTGATGAAACCGGGCGATCTCGTTCTGGCTGATGAACTCTCCCACTCCTGCCTGCTCTCGGGAACGGACCTATCAGGCGCCACGGCCTTTCGGTTCAGACATAATGATCTGGAACACCTGAGCGAACTTCTCGACACGCACCGTCCAGCCGCTAAGAACTGTCTCATCGTGACCGACGGTGTTTTCTCTATGGATGGGGATCTGGCGCCCGTGTGGGACATGGCAGAGATCGCCAAGGTGCATGATGCCTGGCTGATGACGGATGATGCTCACGGCATTGGCGTCCTTGCCGAAGGGCGCGGCTCCAGTTTTGTCACTGGCGCAAAAGCGGAGGTGCCCCTGCAAATGGGCACGCTGTCTAAAGCGATTGGGTCCTATGGGGGATATATCTGCGCCAGCCAGCCTGTGATTGATCTTTTGCGCACGCGTGCACGCACCCTCATCTATTCAACAGGTCTGCCACCGGCGAGTGCTGCTGCAGCAATTGCCGCTCTTGAAATTATCGAGGCAGAGCCGGACTACGCAGCTTTGCCCGTTGAGAAAGCGAACCGTTTTACGAGAGCGCTCAATCTACCTGCAGCCGAGAGCCCAATTGTTCCCCTGGTGTTGGGTGATCCGGAGACGACGCTCGAAGCCTCCGCATTTCTCGAAGAGCAGGGTTTTCTGGTAACGGCCATTCGACCGCCAACGGTGCCGCAAGGCACTGCGCGCCTGCGCTTCACTTTCACCGCGCTTCATAAAGACGAAGACATTGATCGACTGGCCGGTCTTGTGCGCACCCAAATTCTTGAACGACGAGCTGCTGAATGA